The Candidatus Zixiibacteriota bacterium genome includes the window CTATGAGCATGCTTTTGGCCTGCTGACTTCGCCGGGAGTGGTCCTGCACCCAAACAATCCAGACAGTTCCGATTACTATTTCATGAAGGGCGCATGTCTCTCAAAGATGAAGAAGCTGTCTGCGGCGGAGGTTTACTTTGACTCAGCGCGGGTGAAATTGGAAAGCAGGCTAGCGCAATCATCTGAGTCAGCGGCGCTATTGAGCTCGCTCGCGCGTGTTTATACCTGGCTCGGAAAAAGCGATAAAGCCATAGAATCGGCAACCCGGGCGACAAGACTTCTGCCGGTGTCGGCAGACGCATTAACCGGTCCGGATTATATTCTTGACCTGGCAATGGTGTACGCGCAAACGGGGCATGAGGAAAAGGCGATGGAGCTGCTGGATTATCTGCTTTCGATCCCTAATTTTGTTTCCGTAAACGCCTTGAAATTACTTCCGGAATTCAACCATCTCCACAGTAATCCCCGCTTCCAGGAGTTGCTGAAAAAGGATAATCGGTCGGCTATCTGATACCTATTGCCCCATAATTCGTTCTATCAACTTCTTGTCATCCGGCAAGAGGTCGGAGTTGACCAGCCGCGGGACCAGGGCGCGCCAGGAGGAATCGGCCTGGAAGACCTCCTTGAAAATCGGCAGGGAGCGCTCAATCTCGCCGGCAGTGACCAAAGTTACCGCATGCCAGAAGAGAATCTCGGGGTTGCCGGGGGCAAGTTCCGCCGCCCTGGCGTATTCGGCGTTGGCTTTCTCGAAATCCTTGGCAGTGATAAATTCATCCCCTTTGTCCATATGCCGGTAGGCACGGGAGATATTCAGAAGACGTCGCAGTTCCACCAGCGGCTGAGGGGAGTCATCCACCCGGATATCGACAGTCCGGTCACGCCAGGGAAGCCCGGTCGGTTTGCCGGTCACGACCACCATCGCCGCCGACTGCATCCCGCGGATATCCCCCCCTTGGTTCTCCGCCGCTTCCAGCGCCGCCATCATCTTCTCGGCAATGTCGCCGGGGGTCTCTTCAAAGGCTTTAGCCATCGCACCCCAGACGGTGTTATTCCGCATCAGGTTTGCCTGCACCGAGTAATTTTTGCCGATCTGATGTCCCGCTTCGGCGATACATTTGGCGCCGGTATGGGCGGCGATGACCAGATTCCTGTCTATCATGGCAACCTGCCGAACCTGATTATCCGGGTCGGAAGCGAGAAGCCCCTCAAGAGCCAATTTGGCGCTTTTCCCCTTTTTCATCATTTCCAACCCCAGCGGTCCATAGGCAAAGTCAACCAGCGATTGGGTGGCAACGGCTCCGATACCCGGCTCCAGCCAGATGACATCGGCAACCTTGAAATAATGCGACTGCACCGCGGCGCCGAATTCGCCGGTGAGAGTGTCATAGGCAACAATGGAATAGGTGGCTACAGGATGAACAGGGACGACCGGTTTTTCCTCCGCCGCACCAAGGCGGGCGAAAGTAACCAGCATTAGAGTAATTGTTATTATGGCGCGCATATTCGACTCCTTTCGATAAGGATTGAGCAATCGGTCAGCAGAATCAAATATCCGGCGGCGCCAAAAATCAATTGATTTTTATATGAAGGTCAGCTGTTTATATATCCCTGCCGGTATGATTTCCTGGAGTCATGACTGCGCAGGTCGATACCATGCTCCAAAAAGGCTTTCAGGTTCGCCAGAAAAAATGTCCAGCCGGTCTCGCACCCTTTATGCATCGCCCATTTATCTTTCGGGGTGGTTTTCATGTCGTACTGATGAAGCTCCAGTACGGAGCCTTTCTTTAGCGGTTTGATAGTGAGTTTTACCTTTTCCCCTTTCGGACCGAAAGGAAAGAGAAAAAGCCTGTTTTTCTTAATGTCGATAATCCTGGTCTCGAGTTTATCGCCGCCGAGCCACTCGAAATAAAGACGGCCGTTCTTTTTTGGCTCAATTTCCGCTTTGACACAGAACCACCGGGGGACAATGCGGTCGTCGGTCCAGGCGCGGAAGACTTTCTCCGGCTTGGCGGCAAGTTCGATTTTGAGACGAAACTGTGTCCAGTCCTGCTTTTTCTTTTCCGGCATGGTAGATATCTCCTGACTGAATTGGGTCTGTTGCCATAATATACGAAATCTCTCAGGGATGGAATTATCACATTGTACCGGCAGGAGGGACTCCTGCCGGCGCATAAAGGGGAGGAGAGCCATTTGCCGGCGCGGAAAGGTGAGGAGGGACTTCTGCCGGCGCAGAAAGGTGAGGAGGGACTCCTGCCGGCGCAGAAAGGGGAGGAGGGAAAAGAACGGCTTCGGGAGAATCAGGATGGAAACCTGCCGGCGCGGAAAATACGAAATCTCTCAGGGATGGAATTATCACATTGTACCGGCAGGAGGGACTCCTGCCGGCGCGGAAAATGGGAAGGTGACATATTTGGGTTCAGAGCCTTCGGTTGGAGTAGATTCAGGATTTCTCGAAACAGTTCCTGACAGCGGACAGTCAGAGCGTATATTGGGTATGAGGCTGCATTACCTTCAGCATGAGCCGATAGAAACGCCCGGGAATATTCTCAAATGGGCGCGGGAGTATGGTTTCTCCGTCAGTCATACGAGATTATATATCGAGGAAAACCTGCCGGGACTCGATGATTTCGACTGGCTGGTAGTTATGGGGGGCTCAATGTCGGTCAATGATGAAAGCAGATACCGCTGGCTTGCACCGGAGAAGATATTTATTGAAAATGCCGTCAATTCCGGCAAGAAAGTATTGGGGGTCTGCCTCGGAGCGCAATTGGTCGCCAATGTTCTGGGGGCGAAAGTCAGGAAGAATGAAGAAAAAGAGCTGGGCTGGTTCCCGGTTCGGCTGACGTCAGAAGGAATGAAAGAACCGGTCTGCCATAAGATACCTTTTTCGATGGACGTTTTTCACTGGCATGGAGAGACATTCGAACTGCCGAAGGGGGCGGTTCATCTGGCGGAATCTGAGGGCTGTATCAATCAGGCGTTTCGGTATGGCGAGAATACTCTGGCATGGCAGTTTCATCCGGAGGTAACGTTTGAAATGGTTGAGGCGTTTGTTGCCGAAGGGAGCGAGGAATTAAGGGATGGGTGGTATATCCAAAGAGCGGACGAAATACTCGCCTGCCGGGAGAAGACGGCGCGAATGGAGCCGGTCTTGTATCAATGGCTCGATAATTTCATAATTAATGATTAAATGACACCCTGCCGGACGGCGACTATAAATACCCGCCCTTCTTCTTCCGGCTTTTCCAGCGGTGTCATCAGGTCCTGAATGCGGGCGAAATAGATTTTTCCAAAGCCAACTTCCAGAAGCAGCGATTTCACTCTCTCCAGTTCAAATACCGTATTATAGACCGTTTCATCAAACCGCTGATACGACCGGTCCGCCAGGGAGACAAAGCCGGTGAACCTGGTTATCGCCCGGTCTCCTACGCCGTCATATATACCCCGCGTGATGACAAGCATATCCTCGCTGTCGTCTACAATGACATTGTTCCAACGCTTCAGCCCTTTTCGAGTATTGAGGTCAAAGATAAAAAAGCCGTCACAAACGGCTTGCACTGACCGGAAACACCCGAGCAATGACGATTCATCTTTCAAATGATTGAGGGAGTCATAAGTCGCAACCACCAGACCGAACCGCTCCGGCAGATTGAATTCGGCGGCATCACCCAGAACAAAGCGCGCCTGACCTGATTTGACAAACTCCCGGGCATTTTCGTTGGCGTGATTTAGCATATGTTCCGAGAGGTCCAAGCCGACAACCTTGTGTCCCTTTTCGAGGAAATGAACGGCCAGATGCCCCGCCCCGCAGCAGAGGTCGAGGACGGTTCGGTCCTTTTTTCCTATCTCCGTGGAAGCGTAAAAATTAATCAGAAACGGAGCGACCTGATGCGAGAAAGCCGCCCATTTCTTGTCGTACACGGCGGCAAAGGTTTTACTATATGCCTGCATAATCTTCTCCCAAAGAGGTCTCTTTAAAGGCGCTTATTACCCTACGGCTTTGACGTCAAGAATAGATAATAGATAACCTGGTAGAGCATGCCGGCGCAGAATAAAATGGTGCCCCAGATATAAAGTTTATATCCGGGGGGATTCCAGAGATGTTTGTACTTCCAGAAAAGTAATCCTCTTATCGGCCGTTCCCCGGTGACGCTGGGATGATTGGGCGCCCGGTACCAGAGTGATGCCATAACAAGAATCATACCGGTCAGGGCCAAAAGAAGTGAGATACCTAAAAGAATAATCGGTAACATATCGGTTCTCCCCAATCTAAAAGATTGCTCCTTTCCATATACGTTGCGAAACCGGGCCGGTTTCTCTTTGCCGTTCTAAATGCCGCCTGAAGCGAGAAATTACATCTTCCGTCAGGAAAATCCCGCTTGAGGCGAGGCGGACGGTTCCGATAGCGCGACGGCGTCGCAGGATTCACAGAAATCGCAGCACCTCGTCATGCAAACGGGTTCTATAATGCAAGCCGCCCGATTCCAGTCCGGCGGCGATACGTTTGAACTCTTCGAACTCGGCCAGATCGGCCAGGCGGGCTTCCCGGATTTCGGCGATATCGACCGGCGCTATTTTTCCGGAAAGGTATTTCGCCGTGAAAACATGCGTCCGCCAGGGAATCACCCTATTGCCGCAACTGAAGGAGACATTGACCTGCAGGATATATTTCTGCAGTTCAATTTTAACGCCGGCTTCTTCATATGCCTCGCGAAAAACCCCTTCGTGAAAATCCTCATACGGTTTTAATCCCCCCGAAGGGGCGCGGTACAGACCGGAGGGATAATGATGTTTGGAGGTAACAATTACCTTGGGTCCCTTGAAAATATACAGGGTGACATCATGACACCGTCCGTATGACTGAGTGGAGCGGATGAATTCGAACTCATCGGCGCTGACCGGCGCGTTCATGGCGATGACCGGCGGGTACCCGTAACGGTCGGCCACTTCCTGAATCATGCGCGCCGAGAAATACATAATTACCCGAAGAGCGGAATTATATGTTGCTGCACCGGCTGAGTGGTGATTTCGGGTCCCGATTCGGTAATCATTACATCTATTTCAGACCTGACCCCGAACTCCGGCAGGTAGATTCCCGGTTCTATCGAGAAGAGATGCCCCGGCAGGAGTTTGCGACGGTCTTCCGTTTCGAGATTGTCGATATTGGGACCGGGTCCATGGACTGATTCCAGAATCGAGTGACCGGTGCGATGGAAGAAATATTCGCCATACCCGGCATCGGTTATAACCTGCCGGCAGGCGTCATCTACCTGAAAACCATAAACTGTCTCGCGAAGGAATCTTTCGCTAATAAAAGCGACCGCCCGGTCGCGCGCCTTTCTAACAATCTCAAAAATCTTCTGAAATCTGTCCGGGGCGGTTTCTCCGGCATACCCTGCCCAGGTGATATCGGCAAAGACGGCATGAGGTTCGTTCACTTTTGCCCAGAGGTCGATAATGAAAAGGTCATTCATGTTTATCGGCGAGGAACCATGCTCTGGCGGCGAATAATGGGGATTGCTGATATTGGCGTTGACGGCGACAATCGGCAAAAAATCGGAGATCAGCCCTTGTTCGTGGAATCGGCGCAGGATGAAATCGACGACCGCTTTTTCGTTAATAACAGTCTCCGCCTTCAGTTTTTCATGGATGAAGCGAAAGGCTTCATCTTTGATGCCGTTAATCATTCTGGCGGCGGTCCGATGTGATTCGACCTGCTTTTCAGTCATTCGCGCCTGAAAGTAAGCGACTAAATCGGCTGAGGAGACGACCTCAATACCGAATGATTTTATCAGTTCAATGGTACCGGCATCGACCAGCCCGATATAAGGAAGCCGCCCGGAGGGGGAATATTCCATGGCGATGCGTCGCCGGCCACGGAGAACGTTTTGGAGCGCCTCTTCAAGCGCTTTATATGACGAGAAAAAGATTTTATTCCCGGGCAGATGGCGGAAGCGGTCTTTTTCGATATTATGGATGAAGGCGGTCGGGGCGCCCTGGGAGGGAATGAAGAAGGCGAAGCGGCGGGTGATATGCTCCGGCAGGTCGAGGAATCCTACGGCGACAGTGTTGCGCCCATGAAAATCAGCCAGCAGCCAGCCATCAAGGTTTTCGTCACGGAAGAATCTCTGGATATGGTTGATATCAAACATAAGAGTATATCCTGAATATTTGAATTAATGGAGCAAATTACGGCAGAGCGCGGAAAAAAGACAAGGGGAAAATATCAAATCTGCCTCCACCGGCCGATTCATAGAAGTTGACTTGGGCTGTCAATTCGTCTAACTTTGCGGTATGAAGCGTGCCTATCAATATTCGGTGGCGGCGCAGGTCTGGGCGCTGCGGGAGTACGGCGAGGTCGGACCCCGGACATTCGGCGCCCTTATGGCATATTTCGGGAATTTGGCCGCCATTCTGGAAGCGGAAGAGGCGCAATTAAGAGAGATTTCCGGCCTGGGGGAAATCAAATCGCGGCGCATAGCGGAGAGTTTCGACTCATTGCCGAAAGCGGAGCAGTTTGTAAACGGTCTCAAGGAGCGGGAAATCGGCGTGGCAACTATATTCGATACCGACTACCCTCCTCACTTTCGGGAGTTGAATGACCCGCCTCCGATTATCTTCTACCGAGGGAGACTCCCCTCCGAAGGGGAGAAAACGGTTGCTCTGGTCGGTTCGCACAATGCCACCAATGAAGGGATTCAAAATGCGGTGCAACTGTCCGGGAAACTTGCCGCCCAGTCCGTATCGGTAGTTTCCGGACTGGCGCGCGGTATCGATACCGCCGCTCATATCGGAGCGCTTAAAGCCGGCGGCAAAAGTTACGCCGTTCTCGGCTCAGGGTTCGACCATATCCATCCGGAAGAAAATCGAGCGCTGGCGGTCGAATTGGTCAATTCCGGCGCCTTGATTTCAGAATATTCGCCCGACGCCGAGTATACGACCGGACGAATCCTGGCAAGAAACCGTCTCACGGTGGGACTTTCGCAGGCGGTGGTGATAGGTGAACTGTTCGGAGACTCCTCCGGCACTCTGGATACGGCAACGTTTTGTCAGGAGACCGGGAAATTGATGTTTGTCCTGATAGACGGCTGTGAGCGTCCCGGAAAAGATAATCGCGGTGTCGAAAAGACGTTGGCTCTGGGAGCAATTCCGATTACGCTCAATGACGGCGTTGATATTGTCCTCAAATCCCTGGTTTGAGAGCGAGAATGAGCCGGTCCGACAGTTATCTAACTATAAGAGCGCGGGCGGAAACTGAATTAAAAATCAAAGGGTCGAGATTTATAGGACAGGCGGAACGATGCCGCAGTGAAGTCGAGGCGGAAGCGATTCTTGCCGGGGTGCGCAAGAGATTCTACGATGCCAGCCATCACTGCTATGCATACCAGGCCGGTCTGGGGGAGCAGAAGAGATGCCGGTATTCCGATGCCGGAGAGCCATCCGGTACGGCGGGCAAGCCGATATTTGACCAGATATCCGGGAAGGGATTGACCAACCTTATTGTAATCGTAACCCGTTATTTTGGCGGGACCAAATTGGGAACCGGCGGGTTGACTCATGCCTACTCCCAGGCGGCTTCACTGACCATTGCGGAAGCCGGGATTGTAGAGGAGTTTCTGACCGAAGAGATTTTGATAAAGTTTAGCTATCATGATTATAATACTATCGAGCGGCTGATTTATAAATATGAGGGGATAGTACTGGAGCGAGGAATTAATGAAATCAATCCCTATTTTCGAATTTCTCTCCGGCTGTCACTTATCGAGAAATTTTATGAAGATGCGACCGAGGCAACTTCGGGAAGGGTAAAATTTGGCGAAACGGCTTGACTGTCTTGGGCTGGGGATTGCGCCGGTTGACATTTTGTACCAGGTGGAGCGATTCCCGAAACCGGGGAGTAAGATTGACGCCCTGAACATGACCATACAGGGAGGGGGCCCGATACCGACCGCGATGGCGACTTTGGGGCGGTTGGGAATGAAGCCGGGCCTGGTAGCGGCGGTGGGGAATGATATCTTTGGAGATTATGCGATAAACGAGCTCAATAAATTTGGTGTCGATACCTCCAACATGATTCGCAAGCCACGTTCGACCGCTATTGCGGCCGGATGGTATGAAAAAGGAAGCGGACGGCGCACTATCATACTGGACTTGAAAACAAGAATAAGCCCAGGAGATATAAGACTGGATAGACTTCCCGATTGCCGCGCGGTGCATCTGGATGGAAGAGACCTGGCTGTCTGTCTGAAACTGGCGCGGTGGGCAAAAGAAAAAGCGATTCCGGTCGTATTTGATGTTGGCTCGCTTCGGAACGATGTCTCGCCTATTTTCCCTCTGGTGGACCATCTGGTCTGCGCCGCCGATTTCGCCATGCCTTTTACCGGAACGATAAATCTCAGGAAAGCGGTTGAACGACTGGCATCGCTCTGCCCCGGAACCATAGTCATTACCTCCGGCATTAAGGGAGCGCTCGGGTACAGTCGTACCGAGGGATGGTTCAGACAGAAAGCGTTCCGGGTCAGGACGGTCGATACCACCGGCGCCGGGGATGTCTATCACGGGGCTTATATCTACGGTCTCCTCTCGGGAGGGGATTTAGCCTGTCGGATGGAGCTGGCATCAGCGGCGGCGGCATTGAAATGCACCAAACCGGGAGGGCGGTCAGGGATTCCGACAAAGATAGAGCTAAAGCGGTTTCTGTCGCGAAAGAGGCCCACCTATGAGTGAGATTCTGGCATCGCTGGTGGCTCTCGACAAGACTATCTTCCGGTTTGTCAATCAATCGCTGGCTAATCCGGTAACCGATGTATTCATGCCGTTCATCACCACCGATTTGCATCTCAAAATTTTTTACGGCGTCTGTCTGTTTCTGATTCTCTGGAAAGGTGATAGACGTCTTCGCTGGGCGGTTCTGGGGTCGCTGGTGGTCGTGACCCTCAGCGACCAGCTTTCCAGCGCAATTCTCAAACCACTGGTAGGACGTCTGCGTCCCTGCAAGGTAATGGAGGTTCATCTTCTGGTGGGATGCGGCTCCGGATTTTCGTTTCCGTCGTCGCATGCCGCCAATCTCTTCGGGCAGGCGTTCTTTTTCTATGGGATTGCCCCACGCTCGGCAAAGTTTCTGGTGCCACTGGCGGCGCTGGTGGCTTTGTCTCGTGTTTTTGTAGGTGTCCATTACCCGGGGGATATCTTGGCCGGCGCCATTCTCGGAACGGCGGTCGGATTGGTCATGGCAATCTTATTTTCAAAAGCAAATCGGCGCTTCTATTCTGAAAGCGCGCCGGGTGGCAAATCGATTACATGAGGGGAACGGCAATCGCTACCGGCATTGACATTATAGAGAATAGAAACTTATATTCGGTTAGAAAAGTAATCCTCGGCGCTGTCGTCATTCCAAATTTATGAGTGGTCGTGCTTCAGCCGTCTTCCATTATGGCAGCCTCCTGATTGCGCTCGCCGTCGTCGGGATATTGTGGCGTAATCATGACCGGCGCAGCATCATCAATCTCAATTACCGAACCGCTTCTTATCCGGTAATGAAGGAAGAAATCAGCGATTCCGGACAGTTCCTGGTGAAGGTCAAAGATGGGCTGAGCAAACAGGGTTTCCTGATTGTGGAGGAGCGCCAACCGCAGCCGTCAGTTTGGGAAATTATCGCACAATCAAGCGATGGCTGGCTTCTGGCGACCCACCAAAAAAAGGTTACGATAATAGATGCCGTGACCCGCGTCAGGGGGGATTCTCTTGCGACCGAGAGAGGTTATCTGGTATTTGAAGGGTTCCACAAGACCGGTTCCAGATTTTTCATATGTGTAGTATTTTTCTCCCTTACGGTTGCCGTTTCGTTCAAGGTCAGTAAAGAAATGCTTCCGCCGGTCACTCCCAGGATATTTCATAAATGAATTCAATGAAATGTCTATGAATTTAGCGTCGATTAAGTCTCAAATCTCGACCCGAGAGTGGCAAACATATCTCCTGCTGTTTGGCATCAGCCTGATACTGAGGCTTGTTTATTTCATAATAATGCTGACTCAGACCGGCCCCTCCGGCCTGTATGACCAGTTCAATGACCCCGTCAAATATATCAATGCCGCTGATTATCTGCTGGGAAGATACCAGCCGGGGCAATATGAATTATTTCTGGTTGGTATTGGATACCCCGCTATCCTGGCGGTGAGTCGTATCCTGATGGGGCAATCATTTCTGGCGGTAATCATATTACAGATTTTACTGAGCAGCATGTCGTCGATAATTGTTTACAAGATTGCCGACCTCCTGACCGGGAATCGGGCTGTGGCCGTTGTTTCCGGAACTCTGGTGGCGACATCGCTGACATCTATTTCGCTCGCTAATGCTCTGGTTACCGAGTCAATCTATTTTTTCCTCTTTTCGCTATCGGTTTATCTTTTCTTCCGATGCCTCGATGAAAACAATTGGAGAAACGCAGTTCTTTCCGGCGTATCGGGAGGATGCGCTGTCCTGCTGCGCTCTGCGGGAGGGTTCTTCCCGGCGATTCTGATACTGTCTGCCCTGCTGGTTCCGGCTCCAGCAGGGCGAAGAAGACAGCTGATATACCGGTCGCTGGTTGTCTCCATGATTATGGTCGCCATTCCTGTTTTTTGGGGAGTCAGAAATCTGCTGACCCACGACACTTTCACTGTTTCGGCTACCGGCACGCTGGCCGCAAAAACCTATCTTGTCGCCAAAGTCAAGATAGAGGAAGAAGGAAGACATATTAGAGAATTTCCGGAACTGAGAGACTCTCTGTACCGAGTGTCTCTGAAACATTTTCACGAGGGGAATTTTCGGCTAAGCCAGGAGGAAAGCAAGGCTTTGATTGCCGCCACGGCAAGGAAGTACCCGGTTACCATGCTCAGGAATTTCTTCCAGATGGTGCTGGAAAATATGACAGCCGTTTCCAGTCTGCATTATCTCCAGTTGCCCCGGTGGCGTCCCTTTTTTGAAACTATTGACCACTATTGGAACCGCGGCGACACCAATCCAGCGATGCTGACCCTGTCGCTTATAGGCTTTGTTCTGATTGCCCGGCGAAATATGCGCATTGCCGTGGTACTATTGTTGGGAATGGGCTATTATGGCATCATTTCAGGGGTGACATTTGGACAGGGGTCGCGGATTTTCTACCCCGCGCAGGGGGTGGAATTCATTCTTGCCGCAACGGCTCTGGTGTTTATATACAGGTTAATCTCAATGGCTGCCAGGAAATTATCGGGGAGATTGGCAACTAACAGATAGTGACGGTATGAAAATCGAGATAGAAATTATTCAGGGGGATATTACCTCAACTATCTGCGAGGCGATAGTCAATGCCGCCAATAATCATCTCTGGATGGGTTCCGGGGTTGCCGGCGCTATCAAGCGCAAAGGGGGCGAAGTCATAGAAAAGGAGGCGATGGCGCAAGGGCCGATTGCAGTCGGGCAGGCGGTCGCTACCGGAGCCGGAAAACTCCCCTATAAATTTATCATCCATGCAGCCGGCATGGGACAGGACCTGAGAACGGATGTCGAAACCGTCTATAAAGTCACCCGCAATTCCCTTCTGCTTGCCGACCGATTGGGGATAGGCTCGGTGGCGTTTCCGGCGATAGGAACCGGAGTCGGCGGTCTGGCGGCGGCGGTGTGCGCCAAGGCGATGATAAAGGCGGTCAAGGAAACCTCAGAAGAGCTGAAAAGTCTGGCGCGGGTAGCATTTGTGCTCTTTGACCGCGAGGCATTTCAGGCGTTTCGGGCGGAAGCAGAATTGCAAGATTAATCGTTAATACCGCAGTATAAGATTAAGTTTGGGGGCGCAGTAATCTCTATAAGATTTTGTCCGATAATAAATAATGGTACAAATGCCTCTTTCGGGCAGAAAGATTGAGCCGATATTAAAGAAATGCATGACAGGCAAATAGCCTGAAGGCGTAAATATTAGCCAAGGCTGGAGTCGTTTATGAATATCAAACCGGCGCCGCTTCAATATCTACCATTGGAGTTGATGAAAAGACATCGCATTGTCCCTTTTGAGTTCGACAGCGAGCGAAGAGCCCTTCGTATTGCCAGCAGCACTCCTCACGACACCGCTCTGGCAAGCGAATTGTCGCGTCAGTCCGGCGGAGTGAAGATTGAACTGTATCCGGCCAATCCGGAAGCGATCGAACGGGTCATTGCCCGATTCTCCACCGCCACGGGAGAGAATGCGCCGTCGCCATCGGCCGGCAAGATACCTCATGAAACCCTGTCGCCGAAGATGGGAGAGCCATTGCCGGAGCCGAAAGTTTCGCCGGAGCCGCTTCCGGGACGAGCAGTAACCGAAAGCAAGAGGGAAGGGAGTATCCTTTTTGTTACCTCCAGCCGGAAACTGAGCGACCATCTCATCGCGGCGCTGCGCTCAGAGCGGTACATTTTGAAAGTGGCGGTCAGTGTCGAGTTTGCGCGTTCCTTTATCGAGTCGGAGCCCTTTGAGTATATTTTTGTTGATGATAAACTTCGCGACCGGGCGACCCCACTGGTGAAAAAAGTCCGGCAGGATTTCCCGGCGACTACCGTTCGCTACTACCGCTCAGAGGCGGCGTTACTGGTAAATGATACTCTGGAAGAGATGACCGATGACCTTCTGCGGAAAAATCTGGCATTATTTCGATTTCTCTATTCGCGGGGAGGAGGAACATTGGCGCGTCATGAATCAACGGTGGCGCAACTGACGGAGATTCTTAGCGCGCGGTATGACCTGCCGGGGCATATTCGAGCGGCGGTCGCAACGGCGGCGTATCTCCATAATCTCTCCGAGGATGATCTCAATCCGACGCGCGGCTACAGCCAGACCGACATAATCGCTCTCTCGGCAACCCGGCTGGCGTCATGGCAATATCCGTCGCTGGTGGTCAATATTCTGAAAGCGGCGTATCAGCCGCTTTCCCAGTTGCCGCGCCATATATCGGAGCTGGAGCTATTGGCCGGTTCGA containing:
- a CDS encoding macro domain-containing protein, with amino-acid sequence MKIEIEIIQGDITSTICEAIVNAANNHLWMGSGVAGAIKRKGGEVIEKEAMAQGPIAVGQAVATGAGKLPYKFIIHAAGMGQDLRTDVETVYKVTRNSLLLADRLGIGSVAFPAIGTGVGGLAAAVCAKAMIKAVKETSEELKSLARVAFVLFDREAFQAFRAEAELQD
- a CDS encoding DUF4388 domain-containing protein → MNIKPAPLQYLPLELMKRHRIVPFEFDSERRALRIASSTPHDTALASELSRQSGGVKIELYPANPEAIERVIARFSTATGENAPSPSAGKIPHETLSPKMGEPLPEPKVSPEPLPGRAVTESKREGSILFVTSSRKLSDHLIAALRSERYILKVAVSVEFARSFIESEPFEYIFVDDKLRDRATPLVKKVRQDFPATTVRYYRSEAALLVNDTLEEMTDDLLRKNLALFRFLYSRGGGTLARHESTVAQLTEILSARYDLPGHIRAAVATAAYLHNLSEDDLNPTRGYSQTDIIALSATRLASWQYPSLVVNILKAAYQPLSQLPRHISELELLAGSILTAVDIYCHNFPSPSSLSPEQMTQVREVLQREKEKIAMDDVINQLLGAIADEVSSRSTRSRQSCLHILVPRGMLPKSLEEALSKADFKVEYSRSAAECADAFNRAKPQMMLIRHSGRVEEIYDLLLQLALQGVPLDQIPTLLMVDQTVLSEAMVFMKNGLEDIFSENLEPEIVVTKLSRIRNRLEEKAQYRRSVLQELGTHGSLEDMGLIDLLEASRGGSRPVQISISGEGQQATLYLEQGKVLYAECGTDSGVDAVSKIIRWRKGVWSIDPIDASKLPPANLNRGIDSILLEACVNIDTVSK
- a CDS encoding glycosyltransferase family 39 protein, producing the protein MNLASIKSQISTREWQTYLLLFGISLILRLVYFIIMLTQTGPSGLYDQFNDPVKYINAADYLLGRYQPGQYELFLVGIGYPAILAVSRILMGQSFLAVIILQILLSSMSSIIVYKIADLLTGNRAVAVVSGTLVATSLTSISLANALVTESIYFFLFSLSVYLFFRCLDENNWRNAVLSGVSGGCAVLLRSAGGFFPAILILSALLVPAPAGRRRQLIYRSLVVSMIMVAIPVFWGVRNLLTHDTFTVSATGTLAAKTYLVAKVKIEEEGRHIREFPELRDSLYRVSLKHFHEGNFRLSQEESKALIAATARKYPVTMLRNFFQMVLENMTAVSSLHYLQLPRWRPFFETIDHYWNRGDTNPAMLTLSLIGFVLIARRNMRIAVVLLLGMGYYGIISGVTFGQGSRIFYPAQGVEFILAATALVFIYRLISMAARKLSGRLATNR